GGCCGTGGCCCGGCTTTATGGCTGGATGGACGCGCGCCATCTGGTCTGTAACGCCTATGGAGAGCCGATGGACGAGGCCCGCCTGCGCCCTCCGCTCTGGCGCTACTGGCGGGATCTTCCGGCCAAGGGCGAAACGGCGATTGTCTTCGGCAGCTGGTACCAGTTCGTGCTCCGGGACTGGATCTACAAGAAGATCGACGACGACGCCTTTGAAAAGGCGCTGACGCGCATTCGCCGGTTTGAGGAGATGCTGGCCAACGAGGATGTCCTGATCCTGAAATTCTGGTTCTATCTGCCCAAGAAGGAACAGGAAAAGCGCCTGGAACACATTTCCAAGAAAGACGCGGCCCGGCACGTCCTGGCCGACTGGGCGGCGCTGAAACACCACAAGAAGGCCAGCGAGGCCGGTGAAAAGATCATCCTGGAAACCAGCAAGGGCCACGCGCCCTGGTTCGTGATCCCGTCCCAGGACCCGGAGTACCGGGATTCAGCCCTTGCACAGACGGTTGCCAGTGCCATGAAACTCAAGCTGGAGGATGGCGAGCCGCAATCGATTGCCGCCCCGCCTGTCGTTGGGGGCCTCAAACGGGAAACCGCGGTCGATGCCATCGACCTCACCGAGACGCTGGAAAAGGAAGAATATCACGCGCTCCGGGACCAGTATCAGCATCAGCTGTCCGAACTCTCCGACCGCAAGGCCCTCACCAAAACCGGCGTGGTGCTGGTGTTCCAGGGCAATGATGCAGCCGGCAAGGGCGGCGCGATCCGCCGGGTGATCCGCCCGCTCGATCCGCGCATCTACAAGGTGCACCCGATCTCGGCGCCGACCGACGAAGAAAAGGCCCGCCCCTATCTGTGGCGCTTCTGGCGCCGGCTGCCACGCAAGGGCCATTTCGCCATCTTCGACCGCTCCTGGTACGAGCGGGTGCTGGTCGAACGGGTCGAAGGCTTTGCCGGCCACGAGGACTGGCTGCGCGCCTACAACGAGATCAACGAGTTCGAACAGGAACTGACGGATTTCGGCTTCATCGTCTGCAAGTTCTGGCTGGCGATTTCCGAAGAGGAACAGCTGCGCCGGTTCAAGGCCCGCGAGGACACGGCCTACAAGCAGCACAAGATCACCGACGAGGACTGGCGCAACCGCCTCAAATGGGACCAATACGCCATCGCCGCCGGCGACATGGTCGACCGGACGTCCACCCACTACGCCCCCTGGACCCTGGTGTCGTCAGAGGACAAGCGCCATGCGCGGGTGAAGGTGCTGAAGACGATTTGTGAGCGGTTGGAGGAGGTGCTTTAGGGGGCTTGGGCCTTGGCGCCAACCCATATAGGAACCAATGTGCTTCGGGATATCTCTGCTTCAAGAGACAATCTCCGAAACATTCTTGGTAGGCCTAGCAAGTGAAAGAGCGTATTGCAATTTCTGAAGAGAAACTTGCAGTACCTTCAAACAACGTGTCGCCAATTCATTGATTTTTCGCCAGAATTCGATGTTCTCATACTATCGAATTTTCTCGCACGCGAGCAGTTGAATATATGGCGCGTTGGTGCCTTCTTTCTCTCCCGCATTGCTGATGTTGTGATTATGTGCACCAGCGGCGTCAAGTTGGTGGGTATGATTTCCTCCGCCACCTGATGTTTTTGTGTCCACACGACCAAATCTCATAGCCCCGCCGGCAAAGTTGCTTCTGTTGTCGTTAAGTGTGCCGTTGTCAGTCGATCGATAAGTGTGTGTGTGGTTGCCTGCTACCGCAGCGACATGGGTATGTTCACTTACTCCAGACGCGACATGACTGTGCTGGCCAACGGCGCGTTGTTCCTTGTCTTCCAGAGGGTTACCGACAGTCGCACCCAATACGCCGCCCTGGTTCAAGGCCACGACATATCTACCGCGCGCATTGTCGTAGGGGCGCCAAGCGTCGTTAGGACACTCTGTATCACGGAAAAAGACAATTGAACCGCGGGGTATCGCTGACTTCCTCACGGATTCAATCTCTAACTCAAGTTCTGCCTGCTTGGATGTTAAAGCTTCAACGTTGTTTATTAGAAGGCGAATTGCGGCATCGTTACCGGTCGTCGTCTGTGCGAGAGACGCATTTGAAAATGTGAGGCTAGTTAGAAAGCTCAGCAATCCCGTCGCAATTATTCCGCGCCCTGTAGAGCTTATCTGTTGCACATAAGTAGATGTTAACTCGTTGACTATCCTCATTTGTAGCCTCTTCGGTGCCAAATCTATGTTCCCAAATCAGTCGCAAAGGAGAAGTTTCTAGGCCGAATAGATCCTTGAGCGCATTGTTGAATTCAACGAGAACAAGCAACGCAATTAAGAACGCGCCTATACCACCCCAGCTCTTAAGTAAGTTTATCATTGTGCCAACTTGACTATCAAAAGTTGCAATATTGTTCCACAAAATTCTCACGTACTGCTGTCTTGGAAGGTGGTTTGATCCTTCAACGTCACGTTACCGGCTCATCTGCAATAGGTTAAGCATCGAGTTTGGCAGGATGCATTCATCTAGTAAAAATGGCTCCCTCACCTCCCCCCGCCAGATAGTCCATTGCCGCCTGAATCCGCCCTTGCCATGCGGAATGCCCTGTTTTATCGGCTGCAGCCAAGCGTGAGCGGCCCAAATCCAGAAGATGAAGGGGAAAACGCCACCCAAAAAACCGCGGCCGCCATCGGAGGGCGGGGAAACAATCATGTCCTGAAATTGGTATTGTACAATCGCAATGTCCTAGATAAAGCGACCGCACGCGTTCTTGCGCAGTTTCGCGATGGTTTTCTGGCTGAAACGATTGAATAAAGCTTCGAACAATTTGGGATTGAGGTCCAGTCCGATGGTTAGAATTGCTCTTTTTGTTTTGGTGTGTGCTGTTTTTTCAAGTGCTACTCAAGCAGAAATAGCCCCCGGCCCTTACATCCCGCCAAAGCACGCAGTGGCCGCGTATTTCATTCAGCATTACAGCAGAGATAAAGATTTTAAAAAATGTTTCAGCCTGTGGGGGGCAAGAGAAATATAGTGTTAAGTGCGATAATTATTTAGAAGAAGCAAAATCGTTTTTATCTTATATTCGTTTCGATGAAGAAAAATATCTGAAGATAATGATAAAATCCTATAAGGAATTTTTGTTGCGTTATCCAAACGACTGCGCAGAACTTCAGATGCCGCCGACTGAAAAATATTATGCTCTCAAATGCGATGACACCTTTCGCACGTTGATGCGTGAAATCGGCAGAGAAACAGTTAAATGAATTTTGAATCTGCGAGCTGTAGGCCAAGTAATGAATATGGATTTAGTGAGCGTTGAATACAGTTTTGCCTTCTTCAGATGACGATGGCCGCGCGCTTCGAGATACCTCTAAACCAGCTTTTTGCTGAGCTTGTTTTCTGGATATCGACACCCCCCTCAAACCACCTCCGCCAGATAGTCCATCGCCGCCTGAACTCCGCCCTTGCCATGCGGAATGCCAAGCTTCGTGAGACCCAGCTCGATCGATGACAGCGTCCCGAGCAGCATCACCGCGTTGACATGGCCCATATGGGCAATGCGGATGCCCTTGCCGGAAAGGCCTCCAATGGTACCGCCGATGGTGACGCCGCAGGTTTCCTTGGTGAAGGCGCGCAAGGCTTCTGCTTCGTCCCCGTCAAACAGCGCCACGGTGACACTGTTGGAGCGGGCATGCGGGTCGGTGATGTTGAAGCGGAGCGCGCCGCCCTCGGCCCAGACGGCGACGGCGCGCCGCGTGGCTTCGGCCAGCAGGGCGTGCCGATGCCAGGCCTTTTCGAGGCCTTCGTCGAACAGCAGTTCCATCGCCTTTTTAAAGGCGAACAGCATATGTTCAGGCGGCGTGCCGCAATATTTCTGGTAATGCACTTCGCCCTGGCGGAAGGTCCAGTCGGTATAATGGGTCTTCAGGTTGGCGCTTTCATGAGCCTTGTCGGCCTTCGGGCCCGCAGCGATGAAGGAAAGACCTGGCGGACACATCAGGCCCTTTTGGGAGCCGGTCAGAGAGACATCGACGCCCCAGGCATCCATTTCGAACGGCACACAGCCGAGAGAGGCAATGGTGTCGACCATGAAGAGGGCCGGATGGCCGGCCGCGTCGATGGCCTTGCGGAGCGCGGCAATGTCGTTCCAGACGCCCGAGGCCGTGTCGATCTGCACCACCAGGATGGCGGCAATCTCGTGCGCCGTGTCCGCCCTCAGCCGGGCTTCGAGAGCGGTCGGATCGACCGCCCTGTCATAGCCGCCCGGCAGAATTTCAGCTTCAAGTCCCATGACACCGGCCGCTTCCCCCCATCCGGTGGCGAACAGGCCTGATTCAAGCACAAGGATCTTGTCGCCCCGTTTCAGGGTGTTTGAAAGCGCGGCATCCCAGGCGCCATGGCCGTTGGCGGCGTAGATGTAGGTTTTGCCCTCTGTGCGGAAGAGGTGTTTCAGCCGCGTCAGGCAATAGTCCGTCGTTTCCAGCAGCGGCCCGTCATAGATGTCGATGGCCGGCTTGTGCATGGCTCGCAGAACCTCTTCCGGAACGTTGGTCGGGCCGGGGATCATCAGAAATTCTTTGCCATTGCGGAGCGTCATGGCGGGTCCTCGTTTGAAGGGGCGGTGCGTGAAGGGCCGGAGGCCGGAAGAGGGCGACCCAGGCCAGGGTCAGATCGAAAATTGCCTGCAATTCCACGTTCGTCAAGCCGCCGCAACGGCAGTTGACTTACTGTGAGCCCCGGGGGCGCGGGAGATTGCAATCTCGAATAACTGGTGATTTCTCGAACTTGGCGCGCCACGGCAATTGCCAGGCATTTGCGCGCGACGGTAAGGTTGGCCAAGTCGTTGGAAACTCTGAAATTTGCGATTGCATATGGGTTGCGGCGGTCTGCCCTGTCTCACAGCTGCAAAGAAAATGTCTTGTTTCCGTTAAGTAAATTCTCCAAGTTAGAAATCAGATCTCGTCGTTTAGGCGTTGCTGCATGATCCTGGTTGAAGAAGGTCAAAGCCCGATAGTTCTGTGCCTGCCTCACAGTGGCGCGGACCTGCCGAACGCTGTCGAAAAGCGCCTGAATGCGACCGGCCGCCTGCAGGCGGATCTCGCCTGGCGTCTCGAGCGTGTCTTTGACTTTCACAAAGAGCTCGATGTGACGGTGCTGCGTTCGTCTGTTTCGCGCTATGTGATTGATCTGGACCGCGACCCGGAGACACCGGTCGACAGGGCGATGAACCCGGCGGAAGCGCTGTGTCCGGCGACAACGCTCGACGGCAAGCGCATCTACCAGGACGGCGAAGAGCCCGGGCCGACGGAGATCGAGCAGCGCACGCTGCTGTTTCATGCACCGTTTCACAAGGCGTTGCAGCGCCAGGTCGACCGTCTGCAGCGACAGCATCGCAATGTCATCATTCTCGACTGCCAGTCCATGCGCTCCCACATCAAGGGCGTGACGGAAAATGGTCTGCCGCTTGTCAGCATCGGCACCCTGGGCGGCAGTTCGTGCGATCCGGACCTGCGCAACACCCTGGTTGGATCGTTCAAGGGACAGCAGGGCTATACCGTCAGCGTCGATGAGCAGATGCAGGGCGGTTTCATCAGTCAGAGCTTCGGCCGGCCGGACCGCGGCCTGCATGCGGTCTCGGTGTTGCTGGCGCAGCGGTCCTACCTGCGCCATGAATCGCCCCCCTTCGAGCCGGACAAGACCCGCCTCACGCGGCTGCGCGCCGTGCTGGCGGAGGCCATGACCCGTCTGGTGGACTGGACGGGCATGGGCGGCGCCGGTCCGGTTGAGCCGGATGCGTCGGGAAAAGCAGCGCCATCGGCCGAACATGTTGAGGAGACTTCTCAGGGGGAGGAGGCCTCACCTCCTGAGCAGCTGGATACCACTTCCGCGACCGCCGACGACGTCGAAAAGACGGATATTATTCCGGTTGATCCGATGACGCTGACCAGGGTCAGCCAGTCTCAGGCGGGTAAGGTCGAAGATGGCCCTGTGACGCCGCTGCTTGTTGCCGAATAATTCCAAGGCTTTGCAAAGCCGCGGCCCCCGGCTTCATCAAACGACATTCTTTTCGATGATTGGCCGGTCTGTCGACAGTCGTTCGATGGACAAGGGCGACAGGTCCAGGGTCTGGTAACGGCCGGTCGCGATCATTTCGGCAAGGCCCCTGCCGACCGCCGGGGACTGCTGCAATCCATGACCGGAAAAACCAAGTGCAAGATGGAACCCGGGAAGGTCCGGCACCGGCCCGATGAAAGCGTTGTGATCAAAAAGGTTCATGTCGTAACTGCCCGCCCAGGCCGCGCCCGGCTTGATCGCCTCGAAGGCCGGAACCCGGGCAGCCAGGGTCGGCCAGATGTGGTCTTCAAAGAGGCTGTAGTCGACATCGAAATCAGAGCAGTCCGGGTCCCTGTCCGCTGGGGGAGCCGAACCGCAGATATAGCCCGTCCCTTCCGGACGCGCATAAGTCCCGGTCGGGTCGATCAGCAGGGGGAAGCGCGCCAGTTGGTCCCGGCACTCGAAGGTAAAGACGCAGCGCTTTCTGGAGACGACCGGCACGTCGAGGCCTGCCTGGCGGCAGAGTTCGG
This genomic interval from Labrenzia sp. VG12 contains the following:
- a CDS encoding alanine--glyoxylate aminotransferase family protein, whose protein sequence is MTLRNGKEFLMIPGPTNVPEEVLRAMHKPAIDIYDGPLLETTDYCLTRLKHLFRTEGKTYIYAANGHGAWDAALSNTLKRGDKILVLESGLFATGWGEAAGVMGLEAEILPGGYDRAVDPTALEARLRADTAHEIAAILVVQIDTASGVWNDIAALRKAIDAAGHPALFMVDTIASLGCVPFEMDAWGVDVSLTGSQKGLMCPPGLSFIAAGPKADKAHESANLKTHYTDWTFRQGEVHYQKYCGTPPEHMLFAFKKAMELLFDEGLEKAWHRHALLAEATRRAVAVWAEGGALRFNITDPHARSNSVTVALFDGDEAEALRAFTKETCGVTIGGTIGGLSGKGIRIAHMGHVNAVMLLGTLSSIELGLTKLGIPHGKGGVQAAMDYLAEVV
- a CDS encoding N-formylglutamate amidohydrolase translates to MILVEEGQSPIVLCLPHSGADLPNAVEKRLNATGRLQADLAWRLERVFDFHKELDVTVLRSSVSRYVIDLDRDPETPVDRAMNPAEALCPATTLDGKRIYQDGEEPGPTEIEQRTLLFHAPFHKALQRQVDRLQRQHRNVIILDCQSMRSHIKGVTENGLPLVSIGTLGGSSCDPDLRNTLVGSFKGQQGYTVSVDEQMQGGFISQSFGRPDRGLHAVSVLLAQRSYLRHESPPFEPDKTRLTRLRAVLAEAMTRLVDWTGMGGAGPVEPDASGKAAPSAEHVEETSQGEEASPPEQLDTTSATADDVEKTDIIPVDPMTLTRVSQSQAGKVEDGPVTPLLVAE
- the pap gene encoding polyphosphate:AMP phosphotransferase, producing MFESARLPQKMTKKDFKKLEPKLREALLEAQLPVVEKQPFSTLILVDGLDGAGKGEAVARLYGWMDARHLVCNAYGEPMDEARLRPPLWRYWRDLPAKGETAIVFGSWYQFVLRDWIYKKIDDDAFEKALTRIRRFEEMLANEDVLILKFWFYLPKKEQEKRLEHISKKDAARHVLADWAALKHHKKASEAGEKIILETSKGHAPWFVIPSQDPEYRDSALAQTVASAMKLKLEDGEPQSIAAPPVVGGLKRETAVDAIDLTETLEKEEYHALRDQYQHQLSELSDRKALTKTGVVLVFQGNDAAGKGGAIRRVIRPLDPRIYKVHPISAPTDEEKARPYLWRFWRRLPRKGHFAIFDRSWYERVLVERVEGFAGHEDWLRAYNEINEFEQELTDFGFIVCKFWLAISEEEQLRRFKAREDTAYKQHKITDEDWRNRLKWDQYAIAAGDMVDRTSTHYAPWTLVSSEDKRHARVKVLKTICERLEEVL